The Vicinamibacterales bacterium genomic interval CAGGAACGGGAGGGCCAGCAACGCCTGGCCGAAGACCAGCGGCCAGAACATCGACGCGGGCGCCTGGCGGTCCAGCACGTCGAGCGCGGCGCGCATCGCGCTGCCGGGGACCGGCCCGCCGGGTTGCGTCGCGACGAAGTTGACGGCCACCAGGACCAGGGCCGTGACCGAGGCCAGCACGACCATGCCCACAGCGACGCCACGGGTGCGGGGCGCGACGGGCTCGTACGGAAAGGCCCACGCGAAGAGCCACACCGCCAGGGCGAAGAACGCCTCGGTCTTGCAGGCGTCGAGCAGCCCCGTGACCACGCCCGCGGGGCCGCCGACCGCCAGGACGAACGGCTCCACGAAGGCCGACGCGATCGTCAGGTAGAGACCGCCAAGGAGCCGCAGGCGCCGGTCGGCGCCACCGCCGGCGACGAGCAGCAGGCCGCCGAGTCCGAAGATCGCCAGGTTCAGCGCGAACGGTCCGGTCCGCGGCGGCGGCGAGAGCTGGCCGAGGACGGACGGCACGGCCGCCAGGGCCACCGCCACCTTCAGGCCGGCCAGCGTCACGGCGGCCGCGTACAGCGAGGTGATGCCCGCCCGCAGCCACGACCGGCGCTCGACGAGCGCGGCGCCGTGGCGCGCGCGCATGGCGGCGACGACGCGCAACTGGCGGACGAGATCGCCGTGCGCGCTGCCGGCCGCGCCCTCCATCGCGCCCCAATCGATCGTGGCGCCGTCGGCCAGGGCCGCGGCGAGGGAGTCGGGGAACGCGTCGCGGCTACCGCTCACGAGACATTTCCTCGCCGAGCCGCACGAGGGCGCGCCGGACGGCGATGCGGGCGGCTTCGGCCGTCGGCTTGTCGAGCACGAGCGCGATCTGCTCGTACGTGTAGCCCATCTCGATGCTGGCGACGATGGCCTTGCGGTCGCGCGGCCGCAGCCGCTTCAGGGCCGCGTCGTAGCGCCGGCGGTCCTGTTCGTGGATCGCCAGGTCGAGCGGCGACTGGCCGCCGTCCACGAGGCGATCGTGCAGGGCATCGGGTGCCGGATGCCGGGCCGCATGGCGAAACTGGTCGTGCATGCGGTTCACGAGCGCGCGCCGCAGGTAGCCGAGCAGCGCCCCCTGGCGCTGCGGCTGGAACGTCCCGATATGGCGAAGGCTGTGGAGCACGGTCTCCTGCACGTAGTCGGCGGTGTCGGCCGCGCTTCGCGCCCACGCCGGCACGCGGCGGTGCGCCCAGCGGTGGAGGCGCGGCAGGTAACGGCTGAGCAGGCTGTCCAGGGCTCCGTCGTCGCCCGCCCGCGCGCGGGACAGCAGTTCCTCGGACGGCGGGCTCGAGAGCGGGCCGCTCGACGGGGCGCTGGGGTGCCGTTCCATGCTGGCTCGCGTTCTCGTCGCGCTCGGCTCCCCCGGATTCTGCCCCCATAGTGCGGCGCACACAAGCCCCTGTTGGAGCGGGCCGCGTACGAATCCGGGGGTCCCGGCGTTCTCTCTCACAAGGGTGTCCCCTCCCGAGTCGACGCCCGCCGCGGCGTGGTGGGTCGCGGGCGGGCAGGAGCGAACCCATGGAGATGATGCTGGAGACATGGATGCTGGCCGCATGCCTGGGTGGTGCAGGCGGGGCGGTGGGGGCGTGGCTCGCCCCGCGGGGGTCGGCCGGCCTGGCCTTCCCGCGGCCCGAGCCGGCTGGACGGACGGCGGAGGTGGCACGCCTTGGGGTCATCGCCCTGGCGGCGGCCACGACGGCGGCGGTGGCGTGGATGATCGCCGGGTCGGCGTCGCCCGTCCTCTGGATAGGCGTGCGCCCGTTCCCGGCGGCGTTCGCCTGTTTCTGGGTGGGATTCGTCACGGCCGGCTGGGTGGGAGCGGAGCGGGACAAGCGCGTGCTGCGCCAGGCCGTCTGCAGCGCGGCCACGGCCCCGGCCGCGCATCCGGACACCGTGCAGGCGCTCGCGCACGCCTCCCCGGATGCGGTGTACGAGGCCGTCAAGGCGCTGGTGCCGCGCCGCGCGATTCGGTAGGGCGCACGTCGCCGGCGCAGGACGGCGACCGACGGGGGCGGCGCGCGGATGATCCCTTCGCTCGGCATGGGGGTCGCTCAGCTCCGGCTGGCGAAGCCGGGGGAAGGGATCATCCGCGCGCCCCCTCCCCGGTCGGGCGGGACTAACATCTCGGCCGGCATGACCGCGCCGGCTCGGTCCGCGTCGCCGCCACGTCCGCCGGCAGGCACCGAGCTCGTCGCCGGCGTGACGACGTTCTTCACGATGGCCTACGTCCTCGTGGTGAACCCCGCCATCCTGTCCACCGACGGGACGGGCGTGCCCTTCAGCGGCGCGCTCACCGCCACCGTCCTGCTGTCCTTCTCGATGACCCTGCTGATGGGGCTCTACGCCCGCCTGCCGTACGGCGTGGCGCCGGGCATGGGCCTGAACGCGTTCTTCACCTACACGCTCGTGCTGCAGGGCGGCGTGCCGTGGCCCGTCGCCTTCGGCCTCGTCTTCTGGGCCGGCGTGGTGTTCCTGCTCGTGTCGGTCACGGGGCTCCGCGAGTCGGTGGCGCTGGCCATCCCGCCGCACCTCCGCGCCGCGGCCGGGGCCGGCATCGGGCTGCTCCTCACGTTCCTCGGGCTCCAGCACGGCGGGTTCGTGGCGCCAAACCCCGCGACGATGGTGGGCGCCGGCCCGCTGGATCATCGCACCGTGCTCACGGCGGCGAGCCTCGGCACGATCGTGGTGCTCGCACGGCGTCGCAGCCCATTCGCGTTCCTGGCAGGAATGGCCGTGGCGGCCGCGGGCGGCTGGGTGCTGGGCGACGTGCGGCTGCCGGAGCGCTGGCTGAGCGCGCCCGACTTCACGTCCGTGCTCTTCGGGCTCGACGTCATGGGGGCGCTGCAACTGGCGCTCGTGCCCTCGATCGTCGCCATCACCCTCACCGATCTCTTCGACTCGATCTCCACCTTCATGGGCGTGTCGCAGGCCGCGGGCCTGGTGGACGGCGAGGGACAGCCGCTGCGCCTGCGCGAGGGCTTGATCGTGGACTCGCTGGCCACCCTGGGCGCCGGTCTCCTGGGATCGTCGCCGGGCACGGCGTACGTCGAGAGCGTCGCCGGCATCCAGGCCGGCGGACGCACCGGACTGACGGCCGTGGTCACGGCGTTCTGCTTCCTGCCCTGCCTGTTCATCGCGCCGCTGGCGGGCGCGGTGCCCGACTACGCGACCTCGGCGGTCCTCATCGCCGTGGGCGCCTCCATGTTCCGCTCCGTCGCGCGCGTGGACTGGGATCGGCCCGAGATCGCGCTGCCGGCCTTCGCCACGGCCGTGCTCATTCCGCTCACCTTCTCGATCACGCAGGGCATCCTGTGGGGCGTCGTGCTCCACGCCGGGCTCCACGCGCTGACGGGACGGGCGCGCGACGTGCGGCCGATGGCCTGGGGACTCGCCGCCGTGGGCGTGCTCCTGCTGTGGCTGGAGCACGCGCGGGCCTGACGGCTCGGTTGGCCACCCCGGCCGCGGCTACAACGGACGAATCAGGCCCGCGAGTGGACGGAGGAGCGCGAAGAGCCCCCAGGCCAGCAGGCCGATGACGGCCAGTATCACCGCGTATCCGAACGCCATCTTCATCGCACTCTGGGCGTAGGTGCCGGCGACGGCCCCGGTCACGCCGTTCACGAGCACGCGGTCCGTACGGTCGCGGTAGGTGGACGACACGATCCACACCGGCAGGAGGTCGTAGGTGTAGGTCTGGCTGTCGAAGTCCGTCGCGACGGCGAGATAGCGGTACGTGTCCCGGCTGAGGTCCTCGCGGCAGCGGGCCTGGGCGGCCCGCTCCAGCGCGGCGCGGGCGGCGGTTTGCGCATTCGTGAAATCGATCTGCGCGTGCTCCACGATCCAGCCCGCGAGGAACCCGGCGTGGAAGGCGCGGCGCATCTGTTCGGGGAACGGCGCCAGTTCCCGCAGGAGCGCCGCGTCCACTCCGGTCGCCGCGACGTCCACGGTGTCGAGCTCCAGGGGAATCTCGCGTTCGGTGCGGTCCCAGGCTTCGATCGTCCCCTGTTTCCTCGTCGACTTGTCGAGGACCTCCGCGAACCAGGTGGCGCGGCCGCGCGCGGCCAGATGCCACACGGGCACGTAGACGCCGGTCACCGTGTCGGTCCGCACCCTGTGCAGGAAGCGCGACGCCGTGTACACGCGCTCGCGGTGCCAGGCCTTCACGGCCTCGAGGGCCTGCGCTTCGTCGATGCCGAAGGGCCACACGCTGTCGGGGGCGATCGCCGTGTGCACGGCGTAGGGCACGAGCGACGGCGAGCCGCAGAAGTCGCATCGCTGGCCGACGCGGCCCTCGGTCAGGAGCGACACGGCGTTGCAGGCCTCGCACCGGACGGCGGTCCGCCCGCCGTGGGTCGTCTCGGCCGGCGCGGACGCGAGGTCGTGGGGGACGACGCCGGCGGCATCGGGTGGAAGCGCGACGTCCGCGGACACGCCGCAGTGGCCGCACACCAGGGCCTGACGGTCCACGGTCCACTGGCACGGGGCCCCGCACGCGGCGCACGGGTAACGTCCTGTCGCGATCGACTCGGTCATCGGGCGGAAGGCACGGCGGGCGGCATTCTACCGGGCCGGCGTCCCCGGGCATAAGATGCGCGGGTGTCCTCGGCCCGCGATCTCGGCTTTCCGGCGGCGGTGGCGCTCGTCGTCGGCAACATGATCGGGTCGGGCGTCTTCCTGCTGCCAAGTTCGCTCGCACCGTACGGGGGCACGAGTCTCCTGGGCTGGGGCATCTCCGCGACCGGCAGCGTCCTCCTCGCCCTGGTCTTCGCGCGGCTCGCGCGCCGTCGGCCCGCGCCTGGTGGCCCGTACGCTTACACGCGGGAAGCCTTCGGCGATCTCGCGGGCTTCCTCGTGGCCTGGGGCTACTGGATCTCGGTGTGGTGCACGAACGCCGCGCTTGCGGTTGCGTTCGTGGGCTACCTGGATCCGTTCCTCCCCGCGCTGGTGCGGTCGCCGGCGACCGCGGCGGCGATGGCGACGGCCACGCTGTGGCTCTTCACCATCGTGAACCTCGCGGGCGTGCGCGCCGCCGGGCGCGTCCAGGTCGCGACGACGGCGCTCAAGCTGCTGCCGCTGGCCGTCGTCGGCATCGCGGGCGTCGCGTGGTTCGCGCCGGACCGCTTCGTCGTGGCGGCCGACGGCGCGGCGGGCCTCGGCCGCGACACCCTGGCCGTCGTCACGCTCACGCTCTGGGCGTTCCTGGGCCTCGAGTGCGCCACCATTCCCGCCGCGGCCGTGCGGGATCCGGCGCGCACCATCCCGCGGGCCACCGTCACGGGCACGGTGGCCGCGGCAGTCATCTACGTGGTGAGCACCATCGGCGTCATGAGCGTCGTGGCGCCCGAGACGCTGGCCACCACCACGGCGCCGTTCGCCGACGCGGCCCGCGTCATCGGCGGCGACGGCCTGGCCGCGCTCGTGGCGGCCGGCGCCGCGCTGTCGTGCGCGGGCGCGCTGAACGGCTGGATCCTCGTGGCCGGCCAGCTCCCGATGGCCATCGCCGATGACGGCCTGTTCCCGCCGCTCTTCGGTCGGCGCGGCAGGAACGGCACGCCCGTGACGGGCACGATCGTAGCGGCCATGCTCAGCACCGCGCTCATCGGCCTGAACGCATCGCAGTCGCTCGTGGCCGTCTTCACGCGCATCATCCTCCTGGCCACGCTGAGCACGCTCGTGCCCTACGTGTTCTGCGCGCTCGCGTCGTTCCTCGGGACCGCGGCCCAGCGGCGCGCCGACCCGCCGGGGGCGCGGGTCGTGGCCGGGCTGGCGTTCGTCTACGCGCTGGCGGCCGTCGCCGGCGCCGGACAGGAGGTCGTGTACTGGGGCTTCCTGTTGCTGCTGCTGGGCCTGCCCGTCTTCGTGTGGATGAAGCGGAAGCCGGAGGGGAGCGCGGCGTGACCGATCCGACGTTCACCGAATACGCGCGCCTGGCGCGCGTCGTCGTCAAGCACGCGCGGGTGGCGTTCGACAGCCAGGCGCGAATCGACGCCCAGTGGCGCGACCTCCACTACACGTCAGCGCCCGATCCCGGCCGCGCGGCGGCGGACTACGACGCGTTCCTGGCGCTCGTGACGTCGCGCGGAGCCGAGGCGCTCGCGCTGCCGCCGGGCGACGGCGTGGGGCTGGATTCGATCTACGTCCGCGACGCCTCGATCGTGACGCCGCGCGGCATGGTGCTGTGCGGCATGGGGAAGCGCCAGCGAGCCGGCGAGCCGGGAGCGCAGCGGGGGGCCTTCGAGGCCTGGGGTGTGCCGGTGGCCGGCGCCATCGAGCCGCCCGGCCGGCTCGAAGGCGGAGACCTCGTGTGGCTCGACCGCCGGACCGTGGTCGTGGGCCGCGGCTATCGCACGAACGACGCCGGGATCGCGCAGTTCGGGACGCTGCTCGCCGGTGCGGTGGACGAGATCGTCGTCGTTCCCCTGCCGCACTGGCGGGGGCCGGGCGACGTGTTCCACCTGATGTCGATCCTGAGCCCGGTGGACGCGGACCTGGCCGTGGTCTACTCGCCCCTCATGCCGGTGCCGCTCCGGGAGCGCCTGCTGGACCGGGGCATGACGCTCGTGGAGGTGCCCGACGACGAGTTCGACCTGATGGGCGCCAACGTGCTGGCCATCGCGCCGCGAACGTGCGTGATGGCGGCGGGTGCCCCCGAGACACGGCGCCGCCTGGAAGCGGCGGGCGCCGAAGTGCTCGTCTACGACGGCGCCGAGATCAGCCTGAAGGGCGGCGGCGGCCCCACGTGTCTCACGCGGCCCGTGGTGCGCGACGACGCGTAGGCCGGAGACGCCACAGCCGCCTTCACGACTGTCGAAGCGCCTTGAGCGGGCTCGTCCGCGCCGCGCGGGCCGCGGGCACGAGCGTGGCCAGGGCGACGCCCAGCAGCACGACGGCGAGCGCGATCGCGTAGGACGGGACATCGGCGGGTCCCACGCCGAACAGCACGCGAACGAGCAGCCGGGCCGCCGCCAGCGCCACGACCACGCCCAACGCCGCGCCGAGCACGCCCAGGCGCATCCCGCGCCCGAGGAAGTCCGAGACCACCGACAGGCGCGTGGCGCCGAGCGCCATCCGGATCCCGATCTCGCGCGTGCTCTGCGCCACCGCATACGAGACCAGTCCGTACGTGCCCATCGAGGCCAGGATCATTCCGGCCAGCCCGAACACGCCGAGCATGCTGGCGATGAGACTCAGCATGATGAGCGCGCCCCTGAGGTCGTCGGCGAGAGGGCGCGCCGATGGCACCTGCATCTCGGCGTCGAGGGCCACGACGTGCGCCCGCGCCTGCCGTACCAACGCCTCGACGGGCGCGTCGCCACGTGTGTGGAGCACCATGTCGGGCCGGTAGGCCTGTGCGAACGGCAGGTACACGTAAGGCCGGGGCGGCTCGTCCACCCGCGAGTACTTGAGGTCGGCGGCCACGCCCACGACCACGCGCCAGAGGCCGTCCTCGAACTGGAGCCGCTTGCCCAGCGCGGCGTTCGGAGAGCCCCAGAACCGCCGGGCGAGCGTGTCGCTCACGACGGCGGTGCGGGCGCCGTCCTGGCCGTCACGGGCATCGAACTCCCGTCCGGCGAGCAGCGGCACCCTCAACGTGCTGAAGTACGCCGCGCCGACGCTGTTCCACTGGAACGCCAGATCTTCCCCTGCCCGCGGCTCGTAGCCGTCGATGACCGCACGGCGGACCGGTGAATCGAGGAAGGCCAGCGGCGTGAAGGCCGCCAGTGTGGCCGACTCCACGCCGGCGTCGGCGCGGACGGCGTCCAGGAGGTCCCGGTAGAAGGCGCGGCCCCGGGCCTCGTCGTACCCGTTCAACTTGACGTCCACCATCACTCGCGTCACGTGGCTGGAGTCGAAGCCCGGGTACACGTGGCGTGCCTTCTCGAGGCTGCGCAGCACGAGGCCGGCGCCCACGAGCAGCAGGAGCGATACGGCCACCTGGGCCACGACCAGCCCGCGGCGCAGTGGCGCGCGGCCCGTCCCGCGCGGAGACGCGTCCTCGTTGAGCACGGCGAGCACGTTGACCCGGGACGTCGTCAGCGCGGGGGCGACGCCGAAGACCAGTGTGCACAGCGAGGCCGCGGCCGCGGCGAAGCCGATGGTGAGCGCGTCCACCTCGATGTTGAAGTAGACACGCTCGGGCGCGGCGAGCCGCTCGGCGTACCGGCTCAGCCAGAGCACGCCCTTCGAGGCGACCAGGATGCCGAGCACGGCGCCCGGTATCGCGATCACGAGGTTCTCGACCACGAGCAGCCGCAGCACCCGGAACCTGGAGGCGCCGAGCGCCAGCCGCACGCCGATGTCGCCGCGCCGTGACAGGCCGCGGACCAGCGCCAGGCCGGCGATGTTGGCGCACGCGATGAGCAGCACCAGGAGGCCCATCGCCGTCATCACCGTCAAGGCGGGGAGAATCGTGATCGGCGCGCCGTTCGGCGTCTTCCAGAACGGCACGATCCGGAGGGCGAGCCGATCTGCGTCGACCGGCCGCGCGCGCGACAACTCGGCCCACGAGGGCTCGATCGCCGCGAGTGCCTGCTCGCGGGACACACCTTCGCGCAGGAATCCCTGGGGGTAGAAGAATGCGGCGGCGTGGTCGCCGAGCACCCCGGCCGGCGTCCCCTCCCCGCTGCCCAGGGAAAACCCGAGCGTCGGCGCCATCGTCACGGGCACGAACACTTCGACGTCGTAGACCACGGTGGTGCCGTGATAGGTCGGCGCGGCGACGCCGACGACGGTGAGATCGTGGCCGTTCACCTCGATCGTGCGGCCGACCACCGCGGGATCGGCGCCGAACTCACGCTGCCAGAGGCCGTGGCCGAGCACCACCACGGGTTGCTGGCCGGAGCCCGCCTCATCGGAGGGCTGGAGGGTCCGGCCGAGGGCCGCGCGGACGCCGAGCGCGTCGAAGTAGTTGCCGGTGACGAACTCCGCCCACAGTCGCCGTGCGTGCAGGCCGCGCCCCAGCGTGAGCCGCGCGAGAATCGTCCCG includes:
- a CDS encoding ABC transporter permease translates to MALRDWFRRRRLNLDEDDFQDEIRAHLAMAEADRRADGSDPERAHDDALKEFGNVTRTTEDARRVWTPWWLEALRSLAADVRQAFRTLAKSPFFTATAVGVLVLGIGLNGAVFTMLKALALTPIAGVDRSASLTVIHGETDAGRATRLSYPDYAYLRDHDRSFEQLFGTILARLTLGRGLHARRLWAEFVTGNYFDALGVRAALGRTLQPSDEAGSGQQPVVVLGHGLWQREFGADPAVVGRTIEVNGHDLTVVGVAAPTYHGTTVVYDVEVFVPVTMAPTLGFSLGSGEGTPAGVLGDHAAAFFYPQGFLREGVSREQALAAIEPSWAELSRARPVDADRLALRIVPFWKTPNGAPITILPALTVMTAMGLLVLLIACANIAGLALVRGLSRRGDIGVRLALGASRFRVLRLLVVENLVIAIPGAVLGILVASKGVLWLSRYAERLAAPERVYFNIEVDALTIGFAAAAASLCTLVFGVAPALTTSRVNVLAVLNEDASPRGTGRAPLRRGLVVAQVAVSLLLLVGAGLVLRSLEKARHVYPGFDSSHVTRVMVDVKLNGYDEARGRAFYRDLLDAVRADAGVESATLAAFTPLAFLDSPVRRAVIDGYEPRAGEDLAFQWNSVGAAYFSTLRVPLLAGREFDARDGQDGARTAVVSDTLARRFWGSPNAALGKRLQFEDGLWRVVVGVAADLKYSRVDEPPRPYVYLPFAQAYRPDMVLHTRGDAPVEALVRQARAHVVALDAEMQVPSARPLADDLRGALIMLSLIASMLGVFGLAGMILASMGTYGLVSYAVAQSTREIGIRMALGATRLSVVSDFLGRGMRLGVLGAALGVVVALAAARLLVRVLFGVGPADVPSYAIALAVVLLGVALATLVPAARAARTSPLKALRQS
- a CDS encoding NCS2 family permease codes for the protein MTAPARSASPPRPPAGTELVAGVTTFFTMAYVLVVNPAILSTDGTGVPFSGALTATVLLSFSMTLLMGLYARLPYGVAPGMGLNAFFTYTLVLQGGVPWPVAFGLVFWAGVVFLLVSVTGLRESVALAIPPHLRAAAGAGIGLLLTFLGLQHGGFVAPNPATMVGAGPLDHRTVLTAASLGTIVVLARRRSPFAFLAGMAVAAAGGWVLGDVRLPERWLSAPDFTSVLFGLDVMGALQLALVPSIVAITLTDLFDSISTFMGVSQAAGLVDGEGQPLRLREGLIVDSLATLGAGLLGSSPGTAYVESVAGIQAGGRTGLTAVVTAFCFLPCLFIAPLAGAVPDYATSAVLIAVGASMFRSVARVDWDRPEIALPAFATAVLIPLTFSITQGILWGVVLHAGLHALTGRARDVRPMAWGLAAVGVLLLWLEHARA
- a CDS encoding amino acid permease, whose product is MSSARDLGFPAAVALVVGNMIGSGVFLLPSSLAPYGGTSLLGWGISATGSVLLALVFARLARRRPAPGGPYAYTREAFGDLAGFLVAWGYWISVWCTNAALAVAFVGYLDPFLPALVRSPATAAAMATATLWLFTIVNLAGVRAAGRVQVATTALKLLPLAVVGIAGVAWFAPDRFVVAADGAAGLGRDTLAVVTLTLWAFLGLECATIPAAAVRDPARTIPRATVTGTVAAAVIYVVSTIGVMSVVAPETLATTTAPFADAARVIGGDGLAALVAAGAALSCAGALNGWILVAGQLPMAIADDGLFPPLFGRRGRNGTPVTGTIVAAMLSTALIGLNASQSLVAVFTRIILLATLSTLVPYVFCALASFLGTAAQRRADPPGARVVAGLAFVYALAAVAGAGQEVVYWGFLLLLLGLPVFVWMKRKPEGSAA
- a CDS encoding arginine deiminase family protein, which translates into the protein MTDPTFTEYARLARVVVKHARVAFDSQARIDAQWRDLHYTSAPDPGRAAADYDAFLALVTSRGAEALALPPGDGVGLDSIYVRDASIVTPRGMVLCGMGKRQRAGEPGAQRGAFEAWGVPVAGAIEPPGRLEGGDLVWLDRRTVVVGRGYRTNDAGIAQFGTLLAGAVDEIVVVPLPHWRGPGDVFHLMSILSPVDADLAVVYSPLMPVPLRERLLDRGMTLVEVPDDEFDLMGANVLAIAPRTCVMAAGAPETRRRLEAAGAEVLVYDGAEISLKGGGGPTCLTRPVVRDDA
- a CDS encoding sigma-70 family RNA polymerase sigma factor; amino-acid sequence: MERHPSAPSSGPLSSPPSEELLSRARAGDDGALDSLLSRYLPRLHRWAHRRVPAWARSAADTADYVQETVLHSLRHIGTFQPQRQGALLGYLRRALVNRMHDQFRHAARHPAPDALHDRLVDGGQSPLDLAIHEQDRRRYDAALKRLRPRDRKAIVASIEMGYTYEQIALVLDKPTAEAARIAVRRALVRLGEEMSRER